One segment of Antennarius striatus isolate MH-2024 chromosome 5, ASM4005453v1, whole genome shotgun sequence DNA contains the following:
- the tkta gene encoding transketolase, with product MEDYHKPDQQTVQALRNIANRLRINSIKATTAAGSGYPTSCCSVAEIMSVLFFHTMKYRYDDPRNFNNDRIILSKGHAAPALYSMWVEAGFLKESELLSLCHTDSTLEGHPTPRQQFVDLATGSLGQGLGVACGMAYTGKYFDKSSYRVFCVMGDGEMSEGSVWEAMSFASYYQLDNLVAIMDINRLGQTDPAPLQHHVEKYQKRCEAFGWHAIIVDGHSVEELCKALSHARHQPTAIIAKTIKGKGIPAAEDKLGWHAKPLPKDMAEMVIKDLQSRLMNSSKHLYPPAPVEDSPPVSLRNIRMPSAPSYKAGDKIATRKAYGMALAKLGRYNERVVALDGDTNNLTYSEVFKNEHPNRYVECYIAQQNMVSVAMGCAARERNVVFASTLASFFTRAYDQLRMAAISDSNINLCGSHCGMSTGEEGPSLMGLEDMAMFRALPTATIFYPSDGVSTEKAVELAATTKGVCYIRTSRQDSAIIYNSNEDFHVGQAKVVYQSKDDQVTVVAAGVTLHEALAAAEHLKKERIYVRVIDPFTIKPLDVKTIIDHTRATRGRIITVEDHYCEGGLGEAVSSGLVNESGFNLHRLAVSHIPRSGKPHELLKIYGIDRDAIAQVVRKMLSSSTNAK from the exons ATGGAGGATTATCACAAACCTGACCAGCAGACAGTGCAGGCATTGAGGAACATTGCCAACCGCCTGCGCATCAACTCTATCAAAGCAACAACTGCAGCAGGCAGTGG ATACCCAACATCATGCTGCAGTGTGGCAGAAATCATGTCGGTGCTTTTCTTCCACACCATGAAGTATCGCTATGACGACCCACGGAACTTCAACAATGATCGCATCATACTGTCCAAG GGTCACGCCGCTCCGGCCCTGTACTCCATGTGGGTGGAAGCAGGATTCCTCAAGGAGAGTGAGCTGCTCAGTCTGTGCCACACTGACTCCACCCTGGAGGGACACCCGACTCCT AGGCAGCAGTTTGTGGATCTAGCCACTGGATCTTTGGGTCAGGGTCTTggtgtggcctgtggaatggcTTACACTGGGAAGTACTTTGACAAATCCAG TTATCGCGTCTTCTGTGTGATGGGTGATGGTGAGATGTCGGAGGGTTCTGTCTGGGAGGCAATGTCGTTTGCCTCCTACTATCAGCTAGACAACCTGGTGGCCATCATGGACATCAACCGTCTTGGTCAGACTGACCCTGCACCTCTGCAGCATCATGTGGAGAAATATCAGAAACGTTGTGAAGCTTTCGG TTGGCATGCAATCATCGTGGATGGACATAGCGTTGAAGAGCTCTGTAAGGCTCTGAGCCATGCGCGTCATCAACCAACTGCTATCATTGCTAAAACCATCAAGGGCAAAGGCATTCCAG cTGCAGAAGATAAGTTGGGGTGGCATGCCAAACCGCTACCCAAAGACATGGCTGAGATGGTTATAAAGGACCTGCAGAGCCGCCTCATGAACAGCAGCAAACACCTGTACCCTCCTGCCCCAGTGGAGGACTCCCCACCGGTGAGCCTGAGGAACATAAGGATGCCGAGTGCACCCAGCTACAAGGCTGGAGACAAG ATTGCCACACGGAAAGCCTATGGGATGGCGTTGGCTAAGCTGGGCCGCTACAACGAACGTGTGGTGGCCCTTGATGGAGACACAAACAACCTCACCTACTCAGAGGTCTTCAAGAATGAGCATCCCAACCGCTATGTGGAGTGTTACATTGCTCAGCAGAACATG GTCAGTGTAGCCATGGGATGCGCTGCCCGTGAAAGGAACGTTGTGTTTGCCAGCACACTGGCTTCCTTTTTCACCCGTGCCTATGACCAGCTCCGCATGGCAGCCATCTCAGACAGCAACATCAACCTGTGTGGCTCCCACTGTGGGATGTCCACTG GAGAGGAAGGACCCTCTCTGATGGGCCTAGAGGACATGGCTATGTTCAGGGCCCTTCCCACTGCAACCATTTTCTACCCCAGTGATGGGGTGTCTACAGAGAAGGCTGTAGAATTAGCTGCAACCACAAAG GGTGTTTGCTACATCCGGACCAGTCGCCAAGACAGCGCCATCATCTACAACAGCAACGAGGACTTCCATGTTGGTCAGGCTAAG GTGGTGTACCAGAGCAAAGACGACCAGGTGACTGTGGTCGCAGCTGGAGTCACGTTGCATGAGGCCCTGGCTGCAGCtgagcatttaaaaaaag AACGCATCTATGTCAGGGTTATTGATCCCTTCACCATCAAACCACTGGATGTCAAAACCATCATCGATCACACGCGCGCCACTCGAGGACGAATCATCACTGTGGAGGACCACTACTGTGAAG